Proteins from one uncultured Fibrobacter sp. genomic window:
- a CDS encoding class I tRNA ligase family protein: MALAQIKKAVINRETLTAEKKNAMAILSYVLKNVLDLLHPVMPFITEELNSILFQGSEMVISRAWPKADESLIDAKIEAAFDQAFAVVESVRGVRGRYNVSPATKLSAVVSVDDAATEASVKDCMAIITELSGLSDLSVAVKAAKPKFSASAVVPGGELYIPLEGILDPAAEIARLEKEIEKAKAFAASIERKLSNEKFVSGAPEAVVNAERVKLATQQDIIAKNEAALKELK; this comes from the coding sequence TTGGCGCTTGCGCAAATCAAGAAGGCCGTGATCAACAGAGAAACGCTCACCGCCGAAAAGAAGAACGCCATGGCTATCCTCAGCTACGTGCTGAAGAACGTGCTCGACCTGCTCCACCCGGTGATGCCGTTCATCACCGAAGAGCTCAACAGCATCCTGTTCCAGGGCAGCGAAATGGTCATAAGCCGCGCCTGGCCCAAGGCCGACGAATCGCTCATCGACGCAAAGATCGAAGCCGCATTCGACCAGGCATTCGCCGTGGTGGAAAGCGTGCGTGGCGTGCGTGGCCGCTACAACGTGAGCCCCGCCACCAAGCTCAGCGCCGTGGTGAGCGTGGACGACGCCGCGACGGAAGCCAGCGTGAAGGACTGCATGGCAATCATCACCGAACTTTCGGGTCTTTCTGACCTGAGCGTCGCCGTGAAGGCAGCCAAGCCGAAGTTCAGCGCCAGCGCCGTGGTGCCCGGTGGCGAACTCTACATCCCGCTGGAAGGCATCCTCGACCCGGCCGCAGAAATCGCCCGCCTCGAAAAGGAAATCGAGAAGGCCAAGGCATTCGCCGCTTCGATCGAACGTAAGTTGTCAAATGAAAAATTCGTCTCAGGAGCACCAGAGGCCGTTGTCAATGCAGAACGAGTAAAGTTGGCAACACAACAAGATATCATCGCCAAAAACGAAGCAGCATTGAAGGAACTGAAATAG
- a CDS encoding zinc ribbon domain-containing protein, with product MICPKCMATNDADADKCRRCGCPLGAGNKCPHCGSKISTPVKFCTNCGKKLPEKCSYCSGILTENAKFCIHCGKKVK from the coding sequence ATGATTTGTCCCAAATGTATGGCCACAAACGATGCTGATGCAGACAAATGCCGCCGATGTGGATGCCCACTTGGAGCAGGAAACAAATGCCCCCATTGCGGTTCAAAAATTTCCACCCCAGTGAAATTTTGCACTAACTGCGGGAAAAAATTGCCCGAAAAATGTTCATATTGTTCAGGAATATTAACGGAAAACGCAAAGTTCTGCATTCATTGTGGGAAAAAAGTAAAATAG
- a CDS encoding zinc ribbon domain-containing protein yields MFCPNCGKDLPEYAKFCDECGKRLANEEPPKTIIQNKNPFDESPTSNLHFEDQDGEESEKNSGIVGILWLLGGLLGFHDFYCGNLSKGITKAIFGAAGIILSVIHPVMAIAGSLAIIIDEILVIIDAYKIGKGQYMDKNDCYVKEPWVWGLQLAVLIIVPIVILLVIIIPALFK; encoded by the coding sequence ATGTTTTGCCCTAATTGCGGAAAGGATCTTCCAGAGTACGCGAAATTCTGCGACGAATGCGGAAAACGCTTAGCCAACGAAGAACCCCCAAAGACTATTATACAAAACAAAAACCCTTTTGACGAATCCCCAACATCCAATCTCCATTTCGAAGATCAAGATGGAGAAGAATCCGAAAAAAATTCCGGAATCGTAGGAATATTATGGTTGCTCGGAGGATTGCTTGGTTTCCATGATTTCTATTGTGGAAATTTATCAAAAGGCATAACTAAGGCCATTTTTGGTGCAGCAGGAATTATTCTTTCTGTAATACATCCTGTTATGGCTATTGCGGGTAGTCTCGCAATTATCATTGATGAAATACTTGTCATTATTGACGCTTATAAAATTGGAAAGGGACAATATATGGATAAAAATGATTGCTATGTCAAAGAACCGTGGGTATGGGGTTTACAGCTAGCAGTCCTTATTATCGTCCCAATAGTCATTTTGTTAGTAATCATCATCCCAGCATTATTTAAATAG
- a CDS encoding type II toxin-antitoxin system RelB/DinJ family antitoxin, producing the protein MATLQMRVDDDLKKKSDDLFQSLGMDTSTAIRIFLTFAIEHKGIPFEVRHAPEDLSLEKAIEDTRSRKNLHGPYATAADAVASMLEE; encoded by the coding sequence ATGGCTACGCTGCAAATGAGGGTCGATGATGACCTGAAAAAGAAGTCGGACGACTTGTTCCAGTCTCTCGGTATGGATACCTCTACGGCTATCCGTATTTTTTTGACATTTGCCATTGAGCATAAAGGGATTCCTTTTGAAGTCCGTCATGCACCCGAGGACTTATCCTTGGAAAAGGCTATTGAAGATACACGTAGTCGCAAGAATCTCCATGGCCCTTACGCCACGGCTGCAGATGCTGTTGCCTCTATGCTGGAGGAATAG
- a CDS encoding type II toxin-antitoxin system YafQ family toxin, with amino-acid sequence MYQIKYTSRMKHDVKVMKKRGKDLNKLIAVLDKLSKGEPLPPNNRDHQLVGTLSDFRECHIEPDWLLMYQIFNDELILSATATGSHSDLFGK; translated from the coding sequence TTGTATCAGATTAAGTACACAAGCCGCATGAAACATGACGTCAAGGTCATGAAAAAACGTGGTAAAGACTTAAACAAATTAATCGCTGTATTGGATAAGTTGTCGAAAGGTGAACCGCTTCCGCCCAATAATCGTGATCATCAGCTAGTTGGGACTCTGTCCGATTTTAGAGAATGTCATATTGAACCGGATTGGCTTTTGATGTATCAGATATTCAACGATGAATTGATTCTTTCGGCGACTGCGACTGGTTCACATTCGGATTTATTCGGAAAATAG
- a CDS encoding valine--tRNA ligase, translating to METRYNSKDVEARWHKTWAENNSFAPSGKGEPFSVVIPPPNVTGALHLGHALNDTLQDILVRYRRKTGRDTLWIPGTDHAGIATQAVVEKRLFQDEHKTRHDIGRDALVERIWKWKDEYEARITKQLKSLGVSCDWSRQRFTLDPVCAKAVRHAFFNLFKKGLIYRGKRLVNWDTKLQTAVADDEIYYEHVKGHFWTFKYPLADGSGFIPVSTTRPETIMGDTALAVHPNDERYAQFIGKMLKVPFVDREIPVIADAILVDKDFGTGSVKVTPAHDPNDYATGLRHKLPMINIMNDDGSLNENAGKFQGLKGQAARDAVVAGLEELGLLIKVEDHEMDVGHSDRSKTVIEPYLSDQWFVKMDVLAENAMNAVKSGEIKIIPERYANKYLDWLAEKRDWCISRQLWWGHRIPIWHTDASEDELKAAFAGRDDIYFYKAENGGYLVCSQEEDLKEDAVPGRVLKQEEDVLDTWFSSGLWPHSTMGWPENTDTLKRYYPTSVLVTSRDIITLWVARMVLFSQENMGTVPFHTVYIHPKILDGNGQTMSKSKGNGVDPMDIEEKYGTDALRFVMASLCTDNQDVRLPVKKEKQPDGREINTSEKFEIGRNFSNKLWNACRFLYPQLEQAGALAAELPMDKNLFALEDKWILSRLQTTIKDATRMLEEYHFAELAGFLYRFVWDDVCSSYLEIKKAVINSETLTAEKKNAMAILSYVLKNVLDLLHPVMPFITEELNSILFQGSEMVISRAWPKADESLIDAKIEAAFDQAFAVVESVRGVRGRYNVSPATKLSAVVSVDDAATEASVKDCMAIITELSGLADLSVAVKAVKPKFSASAVVPGGELYIPLEGILDPAAEIARLEKEIEKAKAFAASIERKLSNQKFVSGAPEAVVNAERTKLATQHDIIAKNEAALKELK from the coding sequence ATGGAAACTCGTTACAATTCTAAAGATGTGGAAGCCCGATGGCACAAGACCTGGGCTGAGAATAACAGTTTTGCACCCAGCGGAAAGGGCGAACCGTTCTCGGTCGTGATTCCGCCCCCGAACGTTACCGGCGCGCTCCATCTGGGACACGCACTCAACGATACGCTCCAGGACATTTTGGTACGCTACCGCCGTAAGACGGGCCGCGACACGCTGTGGATTCCGGGTACGGACCACGCGGGCATTGCCACGCAGGCAGTTGTCGAAAAGCGCCTTTTCCAGGACGAACACAAGACCCGCCACGACATCGGCCGCGACGCGCTGGTGGAACGCATTTGGAAGTGGAAGGACGAATACGAAGCCCGTATCACGAAGCAGCTCAAGAGCCTGGGCGTTAGCTGCGACTGGAGCCGCCAGCGCTTCACGCTGGACCCGGTTTGCGCAAAGGCCGTGCGTCACGCCTTCTTCAACCTGTTCAAGAAGGGCCTCATTTACCGCGGCAAGCGCCTGGTGAACTGGGATACCAAGCTCCAGACCGCCGTTGCCGACGACGAAATCTACTACGAACACGTGAAGGGCCACTTCTGGACATTCAAGTATCCTCTGGCCGACGGTTCGGGATTTATCCCCGTTTCCACGACCCGTCCGGAAACAATCATGGGCGATACCGCCCTCGCCGTGCACCCGAACGACGAACGCTACGCGCAGTTCATCGGCAAGATGCTCAAGGTGCCCTTCGTTGACCGCGAAATCCCGGTGATTGCCGACGCCATCTTGGTGGACAAGGACTTCGGTACGGGTTCCGTGAAGGTGACTCCGGCTCATGACCCGAACGACTATGCGACGGGCCTGCGCCACAAGCTCCCGATGATCAACATCATGAACGACGACGGCAGCCTGAACGAGAACGCCGGCAAGTTCCAGGGCCTCAAGGGCCAGGCCGCACGCGACGCCGTGGTGGCGGGTCTCGAAGAACTCGGACTTTTGATCAAGGTGGAAGACCACGAAATGGACGTGGGCCACTCCGACCGTTCCAAGACTGTGATCGAGCCGTACCTCAGCGACCAGTGGTTCGTGAAGATGGACGTGCTCGCCGAAAACGCGATGAACGCCGTGAAGTCGGGCGAAATCAAGATTATCCCCGAACGCTACGCCAACAAGTATCTGGACTGGCTCGCCGAAAAGCGCGACTGGTGCATCAGCCGTCAGCTCTGGTGGGGCCACCGCATTCCTATCTGGCACACCGATGCTAGCGAAGACGAACTGAAGGCCGCATTCGCGGGCCGTGACGACATCTACTTCTACAAGGCCGAAAACGGCGGCTACCTCGTGTGCAGCCAGGAAGAAGACCTGAAGGAAGATGCCGTTCCGGGCCGCGTGCTCAAGCAGGAAGAAGATGTGCTCGACACGTGGTTCTCCAGCGGTTTGTGGCCGCACTCCACGATGGGCTGGCCGGAAAACACCGACACGCTCAAGCGCTACTACCCCACCAGCGTGCTCGTGACGAGCCGCGACATCATTACGCTGTGGGTCGCCCGCATGGTGCTCTTCAGCCAGGAGAACATGGGCACGGTCCCGTTCCACACGGTGTACATCCACCCGAAGATTCTGGACGGCAATGGCCAGACCATGAGCAAGTCCAAGGGCAACGGCGTGGACCCGATGGATATCGAAGAGAAGTACGGTACCGACGCTCTGCGCTTTGTGATGGCAAGCCTTTGCACCGACAACCAGGACGTGCGCCTGCCGGTGAAGAAGGAAAAGCAGCCGGATGGCCGCGAAATCAACACCAGCGAAAAGTTCGAAATCGGCCGTAACTTCAGCAACAAGCTGTGGAACGCCTGCCGCTTCCTTTACCCGCAGCTCGAACAGGCCGGCGCTCTTGCCGCCGAGCTCCCGATGGACAAGAACTTGTTCGCGCTCGAAGACAAGTGGATTCTGAGCCGCCTGCAGACGACCATCAAGGACGCCACCCGCATGCTCGAAGAATACCACTTCGCCGAACTCGCCGGGTTCCTGTACCGCTTCGTGTGGGACGACGTCTGCTCCAGCTACTTGGAAATCAAGAAGGCCGTGATCAACAGCGAAACGCTCACCGCCGAAAAGAAGAACGCCATGGCCATCCTCAGCTACGTGCTGAAGAACGTGCTCGACCTGTTGCACCCGGTGATGCCGTTCATTACCGAAGAACTCAACAGCATCCTGTTCCAGGGCAGCGAAATGGTGATCAGCCGCGCATGGCCCAAGGCCGACGAATCGCTCATTGACGCGAAGATCGAAGCCGCATTCGACCAGGCATTCGCCGTGGTGGAAAGCGTGCGTGGCGTGCGTGGCCGCTACAACGTGAGCCCCGCCACCAAGCTTAGCGCCGTGGTGAGCGTCGACGATGCCGCAACGGAAGCAAGCGTGAAGGACTGCATGGCAATCATCACCGAGCTTTCGGGACTTGCCGACCTGAGCGTCGCCGTGAAGGCCGTGAAGCCAAAGTTCAGTGCCAGCGCCGTGGTGCCCGGGGGCGAACTCTACATCCCGCTGGAAGGCATCCTCGACCCGGCTGCAGAAATCGCCCGCTTGGAAAAGGAAATTGAAAAGGCCAAGGCATTCGCCGCCAGCATCGAACGCAAGCTCTCGAACCAGAAGTTCGTCAGTGGCGCTCCCGAAGCCGTCGTGAACGCCGAAAGGACGAAGCTCGCTACGCAGCATGATATTATCGCGAAAAACGAGGCTGCGCTGAAGGAGTTGAAGTGA
- a CDS encoding DUF4160 domain-containing protein, with amino-acid sequence MPQIFKIGSFWVYFWSNENNPLEPIHVHVSEGTPSANATKVWITKAGKCLLAHNNSHINPHVLQNILRIIEARNEEIVKKWTEFFNEISYFC; translated from the coding sequence ATGCCACAAATCTTTAAGATCGGATCATTCTGGGTTTATTTCTGGTCTAACGAGAATAACCCGTTAGAACCAATTCACGTTCATGTGTCGGAAGGCACGCCTTCTGCAAACGCAACCAAAGTTTGGATTACGAAGGCCGGGAAATGTCTCTTGGCTCATAATAATTCGCATATCAACCCGCATGTTTTGCAGAACATTCTCCGAATTATCGAGGCTCGTAATGAAGAGATTGTAAAAAAATGGACGGAATTCTTTAACGAGATATCGTATTTCTGCTAA
- a CDS encoding HNH endonuclease — MILDFLKSSLVCVALSLLFVSCASTPRVPESIYDETGTLVSRTTFDAKNNIETQWKAINDSTAIFESFEDGIHTIDTLATEALRIYNEIDLDHTLVAFAQRTTQILNATNESIKASAESISQGAQSIKNSFVSTVSLLSGEEIANATDQFLTTSGKYVTDKINNLPTEIDSLLVLAIIAGYGRGVTVGYQEIEEYIMAIPEITRNILGTDYEALLQKAKKQIRETSEFVINSANQDSLMQIVKFAQNKLDQLPDYMKGEFERIVDEFKAETDYSFAALGIDNKYRDAYIGAFASGWLTWQLLAADITYGLVKYVAQGKGSSKAAKITARSNRIKEYNRKPPADRDHLMPRDGHGGHWNTNKTTWRSDIPEVNAITRGRPIHFTGKDPNKMPDFSPWSRGTYKLAGLTGKNEDDFPKLYAKIAAKREISVSEAERWVKQNGLTPHHLSCTEMMLVPTALHENVPHTGAASMLRNGTCK, encoded by the coding sequence ATGATACTTGATTTCTTAAAAAGCAGCCTTGTTTGTGTAGCCCTTTCGCTACTGTTCGTATCTTGTGCATCAACGCCGCGCGTCCCTGAATCCATTTACGACGAAACCGGAACACTCGTTTCAAGGACCACATTCGACGCCAAGAACAATATCGAAACTCAATGGAAAGCGATCAACGACTCCACCGCCATTTTCGAATCCTTTGAAGACGGAATCCATACCATAGACACCCTCGCCACAGAGGCGCTACGAATCTACAACGAAATTGACCTGGACCATACCCTTGTCGCCTTCGCCCAAAGGACAACGCAAATCCTTAACGCAACCAACGAAAGCATCAAGGCCTCCGCCGAAAGCATTTCCCAGGGAGCGCAATCCATAAAGAACAGTTTTGTTTCTACGGTGTCGCTACTTTCAGGCGAAGAAATCGCAAACGCAACAGACCAATTCCTCACCACCTCCGGAAAATATGTTACAGATAAAATAAATAATCTCCCCACCGAGATCGATTCTCTGCTAGTCCTTGCAATCATCGCAGGTTACGGACGCGGGGTCACCGTCGGCTATCAGGAAATCGAAGAATACATCATGGCCATTCCCGAAATCACCCGAAACATCTTGGGAACCGATTACGAAGCTCTTTTACAAAAAGCCAAAAAGCAAATCCGCGAAACAAGTGAATTTGTCATCAACAGCGCCAATCAGGATTCCCTAATGCAAATCGTAAAGTTCGCCCAGAACAAGCTGGACCAGCTACCGGACTACATGAAAGGAGAATTCGAGCGGATCGTCGATGAATTCAAGGCCGAGACAGACTACAGCTTTGCAGCCCTCGGCATCGACAACAAATACCGCGACGCCTATATCGGCGCATTCGCTTCCGGCTGGCTCACCTGGCAATTGCTGGCGGCCGACATCACCTACGGACTAGTCAAGTACGTCGCTCAAGGCAAAGGTTCCTCCAAGGCGGCCAAAATTACGGCACGTTCCAACCGCATCAAGGAATACAACAGAAAGCCCCCAGCCGATCGAGACCACCTGATGCCTCGCGACGGACACGGCGGGCACTGGAACACCAACAAGACCACCTGGCGAAGCGACATTCCCGAAGTCAACGCCATTACCCGCGGACGCCCCATCCATTTTACGGGCAAGGACCCCAACAAAATGCCCGACTTTTCTCCCTGGAGCCGAGGAACCTACAAGTTGGCGGGCCTCACCGGGAAAAACGAAGACGACTTTCCTAAACTTTACGCCAAAATTGCCGCCAAAAGGGAAATTTCCGTCAGCGAAGCGGAACGCTGGGTAAAGCAGAACGGACTCACGCCGCACCACCTCAGTTGCACCGAAATGATGCTCGTTCCGACGGCACTTCACGAAAACGTGCCGCACACGGGAGCAGCATCGATGCTCCGAAACGGAACCTGCAAATAA
- a CDS encoding tetratricopeptide repeat protein — translation MNIRISAIALACLVGLAFSADPRMEQGARFEAKGDFEMALGEYRAILAENPKNAEAYFAAAQVRMKMKDYSGALANYRLAYKFEPTMSAAYEGAAKVYEALGQKAKAEAERAKDPKNNPVAEAPAETAPAVAEEAPAAKAEPAPKAETAEAPKPAAAPVAETPKTATAPEPTKVAEPAEAPKQPAKAETKAAEAPKQEPAKTETALPTDPFEKGKMLYAEGKYKEAAPMWREVLRKQPGHAGAYFYAGLTRYQLGEMDKAEFNLKKGLEYKEEGNDANYFLALIAKNNKKPDQELKFLAAYMKKAAPNAKYRSAAESRIAEIKAEKEAKNQPAADAAPATEAVAKAESKSVDAPKTAEAAPAQKAPELAEGPTGKTIEPAEGPAAKVADIADAPSGTPTLDNANLLYSAGSIESALKMYKALLETEQQPEDRYFTMLQLGNAYRELRDFHSAVVRYREVVQQFPDSDWAAEAERALEDAVWLEKHASELPRRTR, via the coding sequence ATGAATATCCGAATTTCTGCGATTGCGTTAGCTTGTCTTGTGGGGTTGGCTTTTAGTGCGGACCCGCGTATGGAACAGGGTGCCCGGTTTGAGGCAAAAGGCGATTTTGAAATGGCGCTTGGCGAGTACCGTGCTATTTTGGCGGAAAACCCGAAGAATGCCGAAGCCTATTTCGCGGCGGCGCAAGTCCGTATGAAAATGAAGGATTACAGCGGGGCGCTTGCGAACTATCGCCTTGCATACAAGTTTGAACCGACGATGAGCGCCGCTTACGAAGGCGCTGCTAAGGTTTATGAGGCCCTCGGTCAAAAGGCGAAGGCGGAGGCCGAACGTGCCAAGGACCCGAAAAACAATCCCGTAGCGGAAGCTCCTGCCGAAACTGCTCCTGCTGTGGCCGAGGAAGCTCCTGCGGCTAAGGCTGAACCCGCTCCGAAGGCAGAAACTGCCGAAGCTCCGAAACCGGCTGCTGCGCCTGTAGCCGAAACGCCGAAAACGGCGACTGCTCCGGAACCTACGAAGGTCGCTGAGCCTGCCGAAGCACCTAAGCAACCCGCGAAGGCCGAAACCAAGGCCGCCGAAGCGCCCAAGCAGGAACCTGCAAAGACTGAGACCGCTCTCCCGACCGATCCGTTCGAAAAGGGAAAAATGCTCTACGCCGAGGGCAAGTATAAGGAAGCCGCCCCGATGTGGCGCGAGGTTCTGCGCAAACAGCCGGGACATGCCGGTGCGTATTTCTACGCGGGCCTTACCCGTTACCAGCTCGGCGAAATGGATAAGGCTGAATTTAACTTGAAGAAGGGCCTTGAATACAAGGAAGAAGGCAACGACGCGAACTATTTCCTCGCCTTGATTGCAAAGAACAATAAGAAGCCCGATCAGGAACTCAAGTTCTTGGCCGCCTACATGAAGAAGGCCGCTCCGAACGCCAAGTATCGCTCCGCTGCGGAAAGTCGCATCGCCGAAATCAAGGCTGAAAAAGAAGCGAAAAATCAGCCTGCCGCAGATGCCGCTCCAGCAACCGAGGCTGTCGCGAAGGCTGAATCAAAGTCTGTCGATGCTCCGAAGACGGCTGAAGCCGCTCCTGCCCAGAAGGCCCCTGAGCTTGCCGAAGGGCCGACCGGTAAGACCATTGAGCCTGCCGAAGGGCCGGCCGCTAAGGTCGCCGACATTGCCGATGCTCCGTCTGGCACGCCGACTCTTGACAACGCAAACCTGCTCTACAGCGCGGGAAGCATCGAGTCCGCACTCAAGATGTACAAGGCTTTGCTTGAAACCGAACAGCAACCCGAAGACCGCTACTTCACCATGTTGCAGCTGGGCAACGCTTACCGTGAACTCCGCGACTTCCACAGCGCCGTGGTGCGTTACCGCGAAGTGGTGCAGCAGTTCCCGGATTCCGACTGGGCTGCCGAAGCCGAACGCGCGCTCGAAGATGCCGTGTGGCTCGAAAAGCATGCTTCCGAGCTGCCGCGCCGTACGCGATAA
- a CDS encoding FISUMP domain-containing protein encodes MKNQNWIATGLLILFAAVAFTACSEDSSEKNSPTNATTESHKDTVYVITTDSVYVEGTISCSSKKLGDGSGYKIICNGDSIGVVLNGKKGEKGDPGEKGDPGEQGEIGPQGEPGAQGEPGAQGEPGKQGEQGDPGKQGEPGADGAAATDACQIVDHTDEMVALSCGGVVITIPLSEKVNLDVHRIEQKDVSGFAQKGPFVDECRVIISELKGPKSFDPAWVYHSTFTKDSTGAFTFDTLTASSNYVDVYVYGNYLNEVSGKQSTKAIGLRALTDLYERNSVNVNLLTHLEYLCIKDRIEHGDGTLNMMDLKKPVAKLILDAFHMNVGDFGYSEDLNIFGETDADAALLAISVMLLGDRTGEEFNALVEKIAKDLAADGLWDDVETRAEIADWVATADSLGRFAEVRENMEKWKISTKIPNFEKFIRQFWGIESGLGVCGSETSPVGTIKLVSNPDSKKYFVPEDDDSVERIYFVCEDVDGGKWLGIPESKVDFYPKYKLNKKGTVLTGKATGRKLVWDADTLRFATAEEIYLNKGCVSYNMDTSDTLGLHSSYTCHKDGWSFDSVNVITDPRNDAVYRTIKIGSSYWMADNLKIEYLLNGKNYGVNCIGEERCEVGYYYYWSVALDSAGIYSKSSKECGYRQRCNIHFNARGVCPEGWHIPQEAEWNELYKDVGEDVFALQSTENNGMWKHATNTSGFNATPAGFYGDAWYEREGEEARFWAATEQSNLFALYACITTGDFYTTSDYKDRMTLIRCKKN; translated from the coding sequence ATGAAAAATCAAAATTGGATAGCCACAGGTCTGCTCATTTTGTTTGCAGCGGTGGCTTTTACGGCCTGTTCCGAGGACTCATCAGAAAAAAATTCGCCGACGAATGCGACTACGGAATCACACAAGGATACCGTCTATGTCATCACGACCGATTCGGTGTATGTAGAAGGGACCATTTCCTGTTCTTCGAAAAAGCTTGGCGATGGAAGTGGCTACAAGATTATCTGTAATGGAGATTCCATCGGAGTCGTCTTGAACGGTAAAAAGGGTGAAAAGGGTGATCCTGGAGAAAAGGGCGATCCTGGCGAACAGGGCGAAATCGGACCGCAGGGCGAGCCGGGGGCCCAGGGTGAACCCGGTGCGCAGGGGGAACCTGGTAAACAGGGCGAACAGGGAGATCCTGGCAAGCAGGGCGAACCGGGTGCAGATGGCGCCGCTGCTACGGATGCCTGTCAGATTGTGGACCATACAGACGAAATGGTGGCCCTAAGCTGTGGTGGCGTCGTCATCACAATTCCGCTCAGCGAAAAGGTTAATTTGGATGTCCATAGAATCGAACAGAAGGATGTTTCCGGATTTGCACAAAAGGGACCTTTCGTGGATGAGTGCCGAGTCATTATTTCGGAACTGAAAGGACCTAAAAGTTTTGATCCGGCGTGGGTGTACCATTCGACATTCACGAAGGACTCAACGGGGGCTTTTACCTTTGATACATTGACGGCGTCGTCGAATTATGTAGACGTTTATGTGTATGGAAATTACCTGAATGAAGTGAGTGGCAAGCAATCTACTAAGGCGATAGGCTTGCGAGCCTTGACTGATCTCTATGAACGGAATTCGGTGAACGTGAACTTGCTTACGCACCTGGAATATCTTTGCATAAAAGATCGGATTGAACATGGGGACGGCACGCTTAATATGATGGATCTCAAAAAGCCTGTCGCGAAGTTGATTCTGGATGCGTTCCACATGAACGTGGGTGATTTTGGCTATTCCGAAGACCTGAACATCTTTGGCGAAACCGATGCGGATGCCGCTCTGCTTGCGATTTCTGTGATGTTGCTGGGAGACCGCACTGGAGAGGAATTTAACGCCCTGGTAGAAAAGATCGCAAAGGACTTGGCGGCGGATGGCTTGTGGGACGATGTCGAGACACGTGCTGAAATTGCCGACTGGGTTGCAACGGCGGATAGCCTTGGGAGATTTGCCGAGGTTCGCGAAAATATGGAAAAGTGGAAAATCTCGACTAAGATTCCCAATTTTGAAAAATTCATCCGTCAGTTCTGGGGTATTGAAAGTGGACTTGGTGTTTGCGGAAGCGAAACCAGTCCGGTAGGAACAATCAAGTTGGTCTCGAACCCGGATTCCAAGAAGTACTTTGTTCCAGAAGACGATGACTCGGTTGAACGGATCTATTTCGTTTGCGAGGATGTCGATGGTGGAAAGTGGCTCGGTATTCCCGAATCCAAAGTTGACTTTTATCCGAAGTATAAACTCAATAAGAAAGGAACTGTCTTGACGGGTAAGGCGACGGGTCGAAAGCTGGTGTGGGATGCCGATACGCTTCGGTTTGCGACTGCCGAAGAAATCTATTTGAACAAGGGCTGTGTCAGCTACAATATGGATACAAGTGATACCTTGGGCTTGCATTCATCCTATACTTGCCATAAAGATGGCTGGAGCTTCGATTCGGTCAACGTGATTACGGATCCGCGCAACGATGCCGTTTACAGGACAATTAAAATAGGTTCTTCGTATTGGATGGCAGATAATTTGAAAATAGAGTATTTGCTTAATGGTAAAAATTATGGGGTTAATTGCATCGGTGAAGAAAGGTGCGAAGTCGGCTACTATTATTACTGGTCGGTAGCATTGGATAGCGCGGGCATTTACAGTAAATCCAGCAAGGAGTGTGGATATCGTCAACGCTGCAACATTCATTTCAATGCTCGGGGTGTTTGTCCCGAAGGGTGGCATATACCGCAGGAAGCCGAATGGAATGAGCTGTACAAGGATGTGGGTGAAGATGTTTTTGCATTGCAGTCTACCGAAAATAATGGAATGTGGAAACATGCAACGAACACTTCTGGATTTAATGCGACCCCCGCAGGTTTTTATGGTGATGCCTGGTATGAACGCGAAGGTGAGGAAGCCCGCTTTTGGGCTGCTACGGAACAGAGTAATTTGTTTGCACTATATGCGTGCATAACGACGGGTGATTTCTATACCACTTCTGACTATAAAGACCGCATGACCCTCATACGCTGCAAAAAGAACTGA